From the genome of Chiloscyllium punctatum isolate Juve2018m chromosome 43, sChiPun1.3, whole genome shotgun sequence, one region includes:
- the LOC140466541 gene encoding procathepsin L-like: MNFWLFLGSVAVSILAAASTGILDSKLDEDWKNWKSQHGNQYTKDEESYRRMIWEDNMRYIEQHNIEHSLGKRTSKVGMNKFGALTNEEFNKLMNGPPRIEAVNMTEIEADERDEGSESDESPIELRTASVDWRREGLVTPVKNQGQCSSSWAFSATGSIEGQWAKRHGNLVSLSEQNLIDCGHKPTCSGYSASHAFGTVILLEGINSAETYPYTGKVNPQDFATCRSEFLSVAFLVKPSSAASSLAFYPKGTQGDIYTIVNTI, from the exons ATGAACTTCTGGCTCTTTCTGGGCAGTGTGGCGGTATCTATTCTGGCTGCAGCCTCAACAGGCATACTTGATTCAAAATTGGATGAAGACTGGAAAAATTGGAAATCACAACATGGGAACCAGTACACCAAG GATGAGGAGAGCTACAGGAGAATGATATGGGAGGACAACATGAGATACATCGAACAACACAACATCGAACATTCATTGGGAAAACGCACATCTAAAGTGGGAATGAACAAATTTGGAGCTCTG ACTAATGAAGAGTTCAATAAGCTCATGAATGGACCTCCCCGAATCGAAGCAGTTAACATGACTGAAATTGAAGCTGATGAAAGAGATGAAGGTAGTGAATCTGATGAAAGTCCCATCGAATTGAGAACTGCATCTGTTGACTGGCGAAGAGAAGGTTTAGTTACTCCAGTGAAAAACCAG GGTCAATGTTCTTCTTCCTGGGCTTTCAGTGCAACTGGTAGCATAGAAGGACAGTGGGCAAAAAGGCATGGAAACCTGGTTTCTCTCAGTGAACAGAATCTGATTGACTGTGGACACAAACCTACCTGCTCTGGTTATAGCGCATCGCACGCCTTTGGGACAGTGATTCTACTTGAAGGCATCAACTCTGCTGAAACTTACCCTTACACAGGAAAGGTAAATCCCCAAGACTTCGC GACATGTCGATCGGAGTTCCTCAGTGTCGCCTTCTTGGTaaagccatcttcagctgcttcgtcacTGGCCTTCTATCCAAAAGGTACGCAGGGGGATATCTACACGATTGTCAACACCATTTGA